The following proteins are encoded in a genomic region of Methylococcales bacterium:
- the lpxA gene encoding acyl-ACP--UDP-N-acetylglucosamine O-acyltransferase produces the protein MIDSKAVIDVKAEIADNVQIGPFSVIAGDVQIETGTVIGSHVVIKGPTKIGKDNKIYQFSSIGEDPQDRKYANEVTQLQIGDRNIIREFSTLHRGTVQDHSLTKIGNDNLLMAYTHVAHDCIVDNHVIMANGASLAGHVRLGNHAILGGFTLVHQFTQIGEYSFSAMGSAVTQDIPPFVMVGGRPTRPHGINSVGMERNGVSPEVIRKIRKAYKILYKSNFRLEDAIEEIEDLAGESDEISMMVSFLRNVTRGLLR, from the coding sequence TTGATTGATTCTAAAGCAGTTATTGATGTTAAGGCTGAAATAGCCGATAACGTACAGATCGGTCCTTTTTCAGTAATTGCAGGGGATGTGCAAATAGAAACAGGCACCGTTATTGGTTCACACGTAGTCATTAAAGGGCCTACAAAAATTGGTAAAGATAATAAAATTTATCAATTTTCTTCTATCGGTGAAGACCCGCAAGATAGGAAATATGCTAACGAGGTTACACAGCTTCAAATTGGTGACCGAAATATTATCCGTGAATTTAGTACCCTTCACAGAGGAACGGTACAAGATCATAGCCTGACGAAAATTGGCAATGATAATTTACTGATGGCTTATACGCATGTTGCGCATGACTGTATTGTAGATAATCATGTCATCATGGCGAATGGCGCATCGTTAGCAGGCCATGTGCGCTTGGGTAATCATGCGATACTCGGCGGCTTTACCTTGGTTCATCAGTTTACACAAATTGGTGAATACAGCTTTTCCGCCATGGGAAGTGCAGTTACGCAAGACATTCCCCCCTTTGTGATGGTGGGAGGCCGACCTACCCGTCCCCATGGAATTAACTCGGTAGGAATGGAGCGAAATGGTGTTTCACCTGAAGTGATTAGAAAAATTCGTAAAGCCTATAAAATTTTGTATAAAAGTAATTTTCGTTTAGAAGATGCGATTGAAGAAATTGAAGACTTAGCAGGCGAAAGTGATGAAATTTCAATGATGGTTAGTTTTTTACGCAATGTAACGCGTGGGTTGCTTAGGTAA